GCTTGGCGCCGGAGGCGTCACCTTCGGGCTGGTTGCACTGGCCGCGCCAGTTACCTATACCACAGTGATCAACGACGATTTGACGCGGCAGGTAGACGACTTGCTGGGCGATCTGGCGCGATCCTCTTTTGAGGACTGCGGGCCGCTGCTGGATGCGTTTATCCGCACCACTGGGGCGAGCGCTGCATTGTTGGGGCCGGACGGGGAGATCGCCGCCACGGGCTCCCTGCTTGCCGCCCAGTCCCTGCGCGAAAATGACCCGACGATGGTTGGCGCAGCTTCTGAGTGCATTGTGACTTCCGTGGATGATACGGCGGCTGTTGCTTGGGAAACTGGGACGGCAGAAGCGGAGGGCATGGTGAGCGTCACCATGTCTGAACAGGACGCGATGCTGGTCGACGTGCGGTTTGCCGACCAGCAGGAGCTCTACTCCCTCTGCGTCACGCCCCGTATTGAGGCGGAAAATGTGGCGGTACGGGCGTTGATTCAGATGGCGCCATGGCTGCTGCTGACACTGCTGGCGTTTTCCTTGCTGTGTGCGTTGGTCTACTCCCGGTACATCACCCGCCCCATCGTTCGGCTCAGCGGCATTGCCGGCAAGATGGCGGAGCTGGACTTTACCTGGGAGTGCGGGGAGGAGCGCCGGGACGAGATTGGAAAGCTGGGCCGCAGTTTGGATGAGATGTCCCGGCGGCTGTCCACGGCCCTGCGGGAGCTGGAGAACGCCAACCACGCCCTGCGGGGAGAGGTGGAGCAGGAGCGGGAACTGGACCGCCAGCGGATGGCCTTCTTCTCCGCGGCCTCCCACGAGCTGAAAACACCTGTCACCATTTTAAAAGGCCAGCTCTCCGGTATGCTGGAGGGGGTGGACGTGTACCGGGACCGGGACAAGTACCTGCTGCGCTCTCTCCAGGTCACGGGGCGGATGGAGAATTTGATTTCGGAGATGCTGGAGATATCCCGTATGGAGACCGGGACGGCGGCGATCCGCCGGGAGCCTGTAACGCTGTCCGGCCTGTTGGAACGGCAGCTTGCCCTGGACGCGGAATTGCTGGAACAGCGCGGGCAGCGCCTCGCGTCCACCCTGACGCCGGGAGTTCTGGTGGGCGGGGATGCCTCGCTGCTGGGCAAGGCCGTTGAAAATCTGCTTTCCAATGCATCCCTTTATTCCCCGCAGGGCGCGGAGATCCGGGTATGGTGCGGGAGAGCGGAGGAACATCCGGCGCTGACGATAGAAAATACCGGCGTCCATATCAGCCAGGAGGCGCTGCCCCACCTCTTTGAGGCGTTTTACCGGGAGGAGGGCTCCCGGAACCGCGATACCGGAGGCAGCGGCTTGGGGCTTTATCTGGCGCGGATGATTCTGGAGCGGCACGGCGCCGTCTGCACATTGGAGAACACAGAGGCTGGCGTACGGGCAACGGTTCTCTTTCCTCCTTTTTAACCTGTTGAGGCGCCGTTTTGCCCGAGACGCCGATGTGGGGCAACAGCAGGTTGCTTGCCTGGGCGTATAAGGGGTGCTACAATCAGAAATCAGGAAAGGTGGGACACGGCTATGGAAACGAAAACAGCAATTTTGGAATTGAGGAAGCGGCGGCACTGGTCACAGGATGAATTGGCTGAAAAATTGGCGGTCACTAGGCAGGCTGTTTCCCGCTGGGAAAATGGTGAGACGGTTCCCAACACGGACACGCTGAAATTGATGGCTCAGATATTCGAGGTGTCTGTGGACTACCTGCTGGGGCAGCCTGCACAGCTTTGCCAAAGCTGCGGCATGGTTCTGAGAGATGATGGCGACAAAGGAACCGAGCGCGATGGAAGTACTTGCGAGGAGTACTGTGCCTTCTGTTATCAGCGAGGGGCCTTTGTCCGGGAGCTGACGATGGAGGAATTGGTGGAAAGCAATCTGCTTTTCTTGGAGGAATGGAACCGGGAAAATGGGCTGCATTTGACCAGGGAGGAGGCAAGAGCCGGACTCCTGGAATTTTTGCCAACGCTGGCGAGATGGAAAAAATGCGGAGAGGAAGGGCCTTCGTCTCCGCTGGAAGAGCCGCAGGAGCAAAGAGGGAGAGACATGAACTGTCCCTGAAATCCGAACAGGCCGGGCCTTGAACGCTTTTTCAAGGCCCGTCTTGTTTGCGCCGCTTCTTGGGGGAGGCGGCGCTGCCTTCACAAAAAGCACACAATTCCTCCAAACGCTCTCCATATGGGCCTGGTAGCCTCTTTTTGAAATCCAGACAGAAAGGACGCCAACCTATGCAAATGGAACTTCAGAATTTGAGTATGACCTATCCCAGCGGAAAACAGGCGCTGCACCAGATCAATCTTGCGCTGAAGGCCCCCAGTCTGATCGGGCTCCTGGGTCCTAACGGCGCAGGAAAATCCACACTGATGAAGCTGCTGGTGGCCGCACTGGTGCCGACACAGGGACGCATCCTGATAGACGGCCGCCCATTGGAGCAGGAGGAGCGGCAGCTGAAAGCCAGACTCGGCTATCTTCCACAGGACTTCGGGCTGTTTGACGAGCTCACGGTGGCACAGTTCCTGGATTATATGGCGGCCCTGAAAGGGCTGCGCAATGCCGGGGCCGCCGTTCAAAAGGCGATTCAGTCCGTAAACCTAGCGGAGAAAGCCAACGCCAGAATCCGCACCCTGTCCGGAGGCCAGCGCCAGCGGGTGGGGATTGCCCAGGCCCTGCTGGGAGATCCGGCCTTTTTACTGTTTGACGAACCCACGGTGGGCCTGGACCCGGAGGAGCGCATTCACTTTCGGAACCTCTTCTCCCAGAAGGCCCAAGACCGCCTGGTGCTGCTCAGTACGCATATCATTGAGGACGTGCAGTCGGTATGCGGCCAGCTGGTTGTGATGAACCATGGAAGCATTTTGTTCACCGGCACGCCGGAGCAGCTGATCCAGTCCGCCGCGGGGCATGTGGGGGTCTTTTGGGAGCGGGAGGCCGTCCGGGACCCGGGCCTGCACATCACGGCCCGGGTCAACACCGGCCAGGGTATCCGCTGTCGGGCGGTGGCGGATACGCTCCCGGCCGGCGCACAGCCGGCGGAACCCACCTTGGAGGACGCCTACCTCTATTTCATCTCAAGGGAGGCGGCACAGTGAAAGCGATTCCTCTGTTCTCTCTGGAGCTGCGGCGGCTCCTTCTCAGCCGCCTGACCTGGCTGATTGCTCTGCTGACCCTTCTCTCCCCTTTGGCGGGACTCACGCTCTACAAGCCGGCCAGCGCCGGGACGATGCTCTCCATGTATTTGGCAAATCCGGCCCTGGCCGGCGGCGCGGCGGGGGGAGTTCTCTTCGGCCTGCTAGCGGTGTTTGAGCTGGACCGGGCAAACAGATGCCGGGTGGATGTGCTGGTGGACGCGGCGGTTTCTCCCCTGCGCATGGCTCTGGTGCGGCTGCTGGCGCTGATGAGCGGGGCGGCGCTGACGCTGTGCCTGGCTATGCTGGTTTGGCTTCCCGTCAGCCGGGGGCTGATCGGCGCTGTCTTTGACGGCGCGGAGTATCTTTTGGCGTATGCCCTCTTCATGGGACTGGCCCTCCCGCTGGGGATTCTCGCCGCTTCCTCCGCTTATCAGTTCGCCAGGCGGGTGGATTTGTCCCTGGTGGCGCTGGCGGTTTTTGCGGGGCTGAGCCTGAGCGTTTGGGCGGACGACTGGCAGCTTTGCTGGCTGAACCCCTGCGTCTGGGCGCTGTCCGACGACTTTTCCAACTTCCGAATCTTCCGGTCTGTGGCCTGGATGCGCCTGACCTGGCTGGCGGCTCTAACCGGGGTCTGGGTTCTCTCCTGGCTTTGCATCCGACAGTATGGGAAGGGGCTTCTCGGCTCCCTGGCCCGGAGTGTCCGGCGAGTTTACCGCCCGGTGATCGCTTTGGCGCTTCTGGCCTGTTCCGGCACGGCCTATGCCGCCCAGCCCATGGTGGATCAAAGCAATCCGGACCAAACCGTGATGTCTTTTTACGACCTCCCGTATCTGGATGGGGTGGTCTGCTCCGGCCGGGCCGCCCAGGTGTTTCCGGACACTGCCGCCGGCACAGTCTCCGGCCGGGCGTCCTATCAATTTCACAACACCTCCGGCCGGGAACAGACGGTGGCATTTGGCGTGAATCCCGGCTATGAGGTCTCCTCTGTGCAGGCAAACGGCAGGGACATCCCGTTTTCTGTGGGAGAGTATCAGGAGTATAATGAGGCAATGCTGAAGGCCCATATCCCGGCGGATGAGGACGTGGAGCTGGTGGTGGAGTATGGCGGCTTTCCGCGGGAGGACCGCAACATCTCTGTGATGCAGGGCGGTGCAGAGATAAGCGATGAGTATCTCTGCCTGGAAAATGCGGCCCTGTCGCCCCGCCTTTTCAATGTGCTGCCGGACGAGGGAATGTGGCCCACCACGATTGAAATTACCCTACCCGGCTCCATGACAGCCATTCCCTTTGGGGCAAGTCGGGCGGAGGCGGTGACCGAGCACCAGGACGGCACCATTACTTGGCGCTATGAGGACAACGGCACCGGAGGCATCCTGTATGCAGGCGATTACATCCGGGAGGACATTCAGGCCGGCGGCATTGCCATTGAGCTCTATTACGGGCGCAAGCATCAGACTGTCATGGAGGCTGCCGGGGCGGCGGACGCGGTGAGAACCGTGGCGGGCTACTGCACGGAGCACTACGGCCCATTGTCCTTTGAAGCCGGCGGAACCCTGAAGCTCATTCAGAGCCGGGTTGCGGGCGGCGGCTATGCCTCGGATGGAGCCAGTCTGCTGGACGAGGCGGATTTTACTGCCGTCAATCTGAGCGATGACGGCAAAGGCGCCGTTCCAGGCGAGGTGATGATCCACGAGCTGGTCCACCAGTGGTGGGGGCTGGGGAACATGTTTGATGTTGCGGCGGGCCCCTGGTCGGCGGAGGGCCTGACGGTTTACACGACCTACCGCATCGTGAAGGACCTTTATGATGAGGACTATGCCCAAAAGAACTATGTGGAATCGTGGCGGCAGGCGGTGGACGATTACAATCTGAATTTCTACGTCCGCAACCCAGAGTATCTGGCGGCTCTGCCGGAGGAGCAGCGGTTGGAAATCACGGGAAGCCTTGCCTTTGTGCGGCAGTACTGCGAGATGCCGCTGAAAATTTTGAAGGCGGAGGAGTTGGTCGGCGGAGAGGAAGCCATGGACCGGATTCTGCACGATTTGTTCAACCGGGAGCTGGACCCGATGTATCCCTACCTTACCTATCAGGATTTCTTGAGCGCCTGCGGGCTGACGGAGGAGGATCTGGACCTTGCGTAAAATTTTTTGTTATGAGTTGCGGCGCCTGCTGTGGAATCGTTTTTTTCTGGGAATTGCGCTGGCGCTTTTGTTCTACGGTTGGCAGGTGCTGGGCGGGGTGACCATATTGGGCGTGTCCCATACGGCCCCGTTCTCGCCCTGGAGCTTCGGGGACTATTTGAGCCGGATGCTCCCCTTGTTATGGATTGGCGCGCTGTTTTTTCTGACCTTTTTCACCTCGGACAAAGCCCGGCGGGCGGCGGTGCTTACCAATGCTACACAAATGCCGCCAAACCGCTACGCGCTTGCCCGGTGTGCCGCCGCTTTGCTGGGGACCGGACTGCTGGCGCTTTGCTGTCTGGCAGAGGCCGCCGTGTTCTACAAGCAATATTTTGACTGGCACGAGTGGGAAACCCTGCTGATTCCAGCACTGATCACGCTGACTCCCCCGCTGGTGTTTTCCCTGGGGAGCGGATGGCTGCTGGGGCAGTACCGGCCCTGGCTGATTTACGTGTGGATGGCGGCTCCGCTCCTGTGCGCGGCACTCCCACTTCCGGAAGTGCTGGGACTCTGGAACGGAAGCTTTTTCACGGAATACCCGCTGAGCCTGGGAACGCTGGACCCGGCGTTTTCTGTGCCGCCGGCCTCCATGCTGGCGCAATGGGGATTGCTTGGGGCCGGCACCGGACTGTTGGTCTTTCGACCCGGAAGAGAGCCATAAACTGGAATATGAGGGCCTTCGCCCATCTGCTGGCGCAAATCTCGCTCTTTTACTATATAAAGTTTCTGGCAGTTTGCTGCTTTTTTGCGGATGGATTGCCAGGGCGCATTCACACCGCGGATATGGTGGGAATCATCATGGACGGAGCCGCAGGAGAGCTGATGTCTCTGGAATTTTGAGAGTGGAGGAGAGCCCGCAGACTAGGGAGCATGCCAATACGGAAAGCATGGAGAGCTGACCGCCTGGTATCATCACATATTTTCCCGCAAGAACATGGCAAAACCCAGAGCATGCAATATTCGCATGCTCTGGGTCTCTTTTTAATGTTGGAGATTTGAAATGAGGTCGTCCGACAGACGTTCGAGGACACCCAGATCCCAGGCCATCTGAAGAAGGGTATAGCGCGGGCGGACCTCCTTGGCGTACAGAAGGGTATCTCTGAGAAGCCGCCCGTCCACCCCAATCTCCTCCGGCAGACAGGGGGACTGCAGGGACCGCAGCAGCTCCATCACCTCGGCGGAGCCAGGCAGCTCCGCCAGCAGAGCCGTGATCTCCTCCCAGTGGGACTGTATGGCGTCGATCCGGGCCAGGCGCCCGGCAGATTCATTCTTCCGCGACGCCTCCTCCAGGGCAATCACACCCTCCGCCGCCGGGCCGTATGCACGGTGGATGGCCCGCTCCCATGCCTCCGGGGAATAGGACCGGGCGGACTCCCTGGCGGCGTCAAAGTCCACCTTCGTGCCGCGGAGCTTTTCCGCCAGCTTCAATACCAGCACCGTGGCCACGCCCACCTGAGTCCCGTGGGGAACTGGCCGCAGACCCCGCTGCTCAAACCACATCTCCCAGTAATGGGACATATGGTGCTCGCAGCCGGAGGCCGGCCTGGAGTTCCCATACAGGCTCATGGCAACCCCCGTTAATACCAACCCCTCCATAATCTTGCCAAGGACCTCCGGATCGCGGTCCTTGGCCTTTCCCGCGTCTTTCAGAACGTTTTGGACGCAGCTTTCCACCAGCCCCGCGATGTTTTCGCAGTAATGCTCGCGGTTGATCAGCCTTGACAGCTTCCAGTCGCAAAGGCAGGTGAACTTTCCCAGAAGGTCCCCCAGGCCGGCGGCGATCATGCGGTAGGGAGCGTTCTTCAAAATCTCGGTGTCTCCAAGGATGACGGTGGGAGTCTGGGCCTGGAAGGTGGTTTTCAGGCTGTTGACATTGATGGCCGCGATGGAGGAGGCAAAGCCGTCCATGGGCGCGGCGGTGGCCACGGTGAAAAAGGGCCGGCCCATGCGGTGGCTGAAAAAGCGGGTCATATCGTTGATGGCGCCGGTTCCAACAGCCACACACAGGTCGCAGTCTGCGGGCATGTGGATGAGGAGCTCACCGACGGTGGCCTCGTCAAAGCCGACGTGGGTGAGGACTTGCGTCTGCGCATGGCATCCGGCTGCGGAGAGCACCTCTGCGCAGCGCTTTCCGGCGATCTCATAGGTAACAAGGTCGCAGATCAGGTAGGGGTGCTGAAAGCCCAGTTTTTTTACATAGGCGGGCAGATCCTCAATGGCATCTTTCCGGATGCTCACAGCCTTCAGGGGGGCGTAGTGCTCCCTCCCGCACCCACAGGTGAGAGGCCGATCAAGGTAATCGGCCAATTCCCTTGCTTCCTTTGGCATCTTCATATTGGCGCTTCCATTCTTTCAAAATTTTTGCAGCCGTCGTAAATTTCGAAAGGGCTGCGGCAAAAATAGATGCGGTTTCCTAAGGCTCGGCTCTTCAGCCTTTGCAGGAACTAGGCCTCGCAGTTCTGATAATCCAAAAGGAACTGCCGCTGAAAGGCTTCAGAAGCCGGGTATCCCGCGCTCCAAAGGGCCTCAACAGCCGCACCATAGACCACCGGCATATTGGTCGTCAGCAGACGGGCTTGGGCAGGGACCTGCCTTTGAAGCGCTTCCACATATTCCGGATATGCGGAAAAAAGCCCTCCACCCAACACGACTGGATATTCTCCCGAATAATATTGCGAGGCAGTTTCTACTAACTCCGAGAGGTGCTGCACGCCGCGGTCAAAAATCTCCCCGCAGACAGAATCTCCCATACGCCGCCCCTCAAACACATTGTGCGCCAAAGATGCGATGTAAGGGCGGCCCCCAGCATAAATTCCGGAAATAGCGTCCTCCACTCGGCAGCCGAGCTCTTTTTCCAAAAGATGATTGAGTACGGTTTTCCTGCCGCGGCCATCTACAGACCGCAGCGCCATATATATAGCATCCCGCCCAAGGTCGTAGCCGCTGCCCCCAGTGTCAATGAGATACCCCCAGCCGCCGATGTGGATGCACCCCTTGCTGCCAGCGCGCACAAAGAGTGACGAGCCGGTTCCGGCCACCAAGCCGCAGCCGTCCCGGTGCCCAAGGACACTGGAGATAACGCTGTATGTGTCGTCACAGATTGCAAAGCTTCTTGCAGCCACTCGGGGCCTTAGGAATTGGTAAAGCGCTCCATGGCTGTGACAATTTCCCGCAATGCCGCCAAAGATGGATGTAATCTCACACTCAATGCGGCTTGAAACTCGGTAAATGGTCTCCAAAAGAAGCTGTTTGACCTGATCCCGGCCAATGTCCAGAGCATTGCAGCCTGTTGTAACATCACGATAGAGGATATGTCCCGTCTCATCAAAGAGAACGGTATCGGTCTTGGTTCCTCCGCCGTCAATTGCAATGAAATAATCCAGTGGAATTCACGCTCCTCTATTTCGCCAGAACCTGCTGTTGAGCAGGAAGTCACTTTGAATCCGTACCCCAGTCTTTGATTTGGTTTGCCATGTTCGCACCCTTGGGCTTGGGGACTCCATGCAGGGCGGCCTCGTCATAGCGACGCCACTGCTCCCAAAATTGCCGCCCAAACAGGGTGGACTCGTCATCCCACGCATCTCTCAGGGCAAACAGACGACTGCGCAGACGGGAGGTAATATCCTCATAGCCGGGGATGTCGTAGAAATTATTTCTCTCCCAGGGGTCCTGCTCCAGATCAAATAACTGCGTCAGCTTCAAATCTTCTGTCCGGTATTCCACCAGCTTATAGCGTCCGTCCATGACCCCTCGAATTCTGGACTGGAACGCCAAATACAGCTCTGGTCTCGTGACATAGTCGGGGTCGGAAAATGTGGGAGCAAAGCTGATCCCCTCCACGGAGGCGGGGACTTCCAGGCCGCATAGCTGACAGAGGGTTGGATAGATGTCCAACAGATACACATATTGCTCTCGTGTCTCTCCCTTGGGAATCCCCGGGCCGCATAGGACCAGCGGGACACGGACACTGTGCTCGTAAATGTTTTGCTTCCCCATCAGGCCGTGCTGCCCCACTGCCAGACCGTTATCGCCTGTCAGAACAATGATGGTATCGTCCAGAATCCCCCGCTCCTCCAGCACATCCAAAATGTGTCCAATACACCAGTCAATATGACTGATCATGGCATAATAGTCCGCAATATGCTGGCGGATTGCCTCCGGCCGCCGGGGATACGCCTCGGTATTTTCATCGCGCCCCTTGTTTGACCAGCCGCAGTTTACCACCGGCATCTCCAGATAGTTAGGCGGCAGGGTAATTTTTTCTGGGTCATACATACTGCGGAACTGTTCTGGCATGGTTCTGGGGTCGTGGGGCGCCAGGAAGGAAAGGTACATGAAAAAAGGCTTTTCATCAGAATAGCCCCGCAGATATTCCACTGCCGCGCCGGAAAAGAGGTCCGTGGAGTGGACGCCTGCATGAATTTTCTCTGCACGGACCAAAACCGCGTCACTGCTGGCGGAAAAGTTTGGGGTGAAATGAATTTCCTGGTTGTAAGCACCATCGGGTTTGAAATCGTTCACCGGCACATTCCAGTGGTCCCACATGCCGCCGAAGAAAATGTGTTTTCCATCGTCAAAGCTGCGGGAAAAGCTCTCGACTCCGTTGTGCCACTTGCCGATTTCGACGCAGTGATAGCCGCCGTTTAGAAAACACTGGCCCAGGGTGATATCGTGGGGAGGAATATTGCGGCCGCTCTCCTCCAGGTGAAAGAGCGTCCTGCCGCTGTTGATCATGGCCCTGCTGGGCATACAGACCGCGGAGGCGGTGCCGCCCGGAATGTGAGCCTGTAAAAATGCAGTGCCGTTCCGAACCAGCCGGTCCATGTTCGGCGTCTGGATTTCCGGATTTCCCAAGGCTCCAATGGTGCCGTACCGTTGATCATCCGTTAGTAAGAAGAGAATATTCGGTGCTTTTTTCTGCTTTTTATCAGACATCTTCTGCCTCCTTGCCGATCCCGTCGCCTGCCTAGATATGTCCGGGTTTACCACCATTTGATCAAGTCTGTAACCTCGTTGCGCAGCTTGATAAACTCCGGTTCTGAGACCTTTCTGGGGCGGGGGAGATCATTGGAGAGTGATTGCTTGATTTTTGTGGGCTTGTTGGTCAGTACCAGAATGCGGTCAGAGAGGTAGACAGCCTCTTCAATGTTATGCGTGATAAAGATAACGGTGGTATGCGTCTTCTGCCACAGACGGATCAGCTCATCCTCCAGGTGGTATTTCAGCTGCAGGTCCAGCTGGCCATAAGGCTCATCCATCAAAAGCAGCTCCGGCTGTACAGCGAAAGCACGGGCAATGACCACTCGCTGAAGCATGCTGGCAGAGAGCTGGCCCGGATAAAATCGGGCGTACTTGGTCAGCCCCACCATTTCCATCACATCCTGCACACGCCGCTGGATTTCCGCCTTGTCTATGTGCTTGATGCGAAGGCCGTATCCGATGTTTTCCTCCACCGTCAGCCACTCCATGGTGGAGTACTCCTGAAAGATATAGGCAATATTTTGCCTTCTGGGGTTGATGGCCTCTCCGTTTAGTGTGATGCGGCCCTGATCAATGCTGTAGAGCTTGGTCAGACTGTTGAGGAAGGTCGTCTTGCCGCAGCCTGTCGGCCCTACGATGCAGAGAAACTCGCCCTCCTTGACATCGAAGGAGATATCATCCAGCACCAGGAGATTCCCGAAGCTTTTCGTCAAATGCTCCACACGGACTTTGATTTGTTCAGACATATCGCATCCTCGCTTCTCACAGGGTCTTGTCCATCTCTGCGGTGATCTGCTCCCGCAGCGCCAGGAATGCCGGGGAGGTATAGTCCCTGGGTCTTGGCAGGTCTACCGTGTACTCCTTGTGTACAGATGTGGGACAGTTATGCAGCAGAATAATTCTGTCCGCCAGATAAATCGCCTCCTCAGCGTTGTTGGTGACAAACACTACGGTGCGGCGCTCGCTGGCGCTGATGCGTTCCACTTCCTCCTCCATAAGATAGCGTGTCTGGGCATCCAGATGCCCGAAGGGCTCGTCCATGCAGATCAGCTCCGGCTCATTGGTGTATGCCCGGGCAATTCCAACCCGTTGCTGCATGCCTCCGGACAGCCTGACTGGAAATTGATGCTCAAAGCCGTTCAGTCCCACGAGATCAATATACTTCTGTGCCCGCTCCCGGCGCTCTTTTTTGGGGACGCCCTGCATTTTGGGACCGAACTCCACATTCTGCATGACAGTAAACCACATGAAGAGGTTGGTGGTCTGATAGACCATGCCGCGTTTGGGAGAGGGGCCATCTACCCTTTCACCGGAGACGAGAATTTCTCCTCCCGTTGGAGGTTCCAGGCCGCTGATCAGATTGAGAATGGTGGATTTTCCACACTGCCCGGGGCCAAACAGCACCACAAACTCATTTTCATAGACGTTGAAATTCAAATCATCCACCACCAGATGATCGCCGGACAGAGCATAAAAC
This genomic window from Pusillibacter faecalis contains:
- a CDS encoding sensor histidine kinase translates to MLRRKISESLTARIFLITAWVLLGAGGVTFGLVALAAPVTYTTVINDDLTRQVDDLLGDLARSSFEDCGPLLDAFIRTTGASAALLGPDGEIAATGSLLAAQSLRENDPTMVGAASECIVTSVDDTAAVAWETGTAEAEGMVSVTMSEQDAMLVDVRFADQQELYSLCVTPRIEAENVAVRALIQMAPWLLLTLLAFSLLCALVYSRYITRPIVRLSGIAGKMAELDFTWECGEERRDEIGKLGRSLDEMSRRLSTALRELENANHALRGEVEQERELDRQRMAFFSAASHELKTPVTILKGQLSGMLEGVDVYRDRDKYLLRSLQVTGRMENLISEMLEISRMETGTAAIRREPVTLSGLLERQLALDAELLEQRGQRLASTLTPGVLVGGDASLLGKAVENLLSNASLYSPQGAEIRVWCGRAEEHPALTIENTGVHISQEALPHLFEAFYREEGSRNRDTGGSGLGLYLARMILERHGAVCTLENTEAGVRATVLFPPF
- a CDS encoding zinc ribbon domain-containing protein → METKTAILELRKRRHWSQDELAEKLAVTRQAVSRWENGETVPNTDTLKLMAQIFEVSVDYLLGQPAQLCQSCGMVLRDDGDKGTERDGSTCEEYCAFCYQRGAFVRELTMEELVESNLLFLEEWNRENGLHLTREEARAGLLEFLPTLARWKKCGEEGPSSPLEEPQEQRGRDMNCP
- a CDS encoding ABC transporter ATP-binding protein, with product MQMELQNLSMTYPSGKQALHQINLALKAPSLIGLLGPNGAGKSTLMKLLVAALVPTQGRILIDGRPLEQEERQLKARLGYLPQDFGLFDELTVAQFLDYMAALKGLRNAGAAVQKAIQSVNLAEKANARIRTLSGGQRQRVGIAQALLGDPAFLLFDEPTVGLDPEERIHFRNLFSQKAQDRLVLLSTHIIEDVQSVCGQLVVMNHGSILFTGTPEQLIQSAAGHVGVFWEREAVRDPGLHITARVNTGQGIRCRAVADTLPAGAQPAEPTLEDAYLYFISREAAQ
- a CDS encoding sn-glycerol-1-phosphate dehydrogenase → MKMPKEARELADYLDRPLTCGCGREHYAPLKAVSIRKDAIEDLPAYVKKLGFQHPYLICDLVTYEIAGKRCAEVLSAAGCHAQTQVLTHVGFDEATVGELLIHMPADCDLCVAVGTGAINDMTRFFSHRMGRPFFTVATAAPMDGFASSIAAINVNSLKTTFQAQTPTVILGDTEILKNAPYRMIAAGLGDLLGKFTCLCDWKLSRLINREHYCENIAGLVESCVQNVLKDAGKAKDRDPEVLGKIMEGLVLTGVAMSLYGNSRPASGCEHHMSHYWEMWFEQRGLRPVPHGTQVGVATVLVLKLAEKLRGTKVDFDAARESARSYSPEAWERAIHRAYGPAAEGVIALEEASRKNESAGRLARIDAIQSHWEEITALLAELPGSAEVMELLRSLQSPCLPEEIGVDGRLLRDTLLYAKEVRPRYTLLQMAWDLGVLERLSDDLISNLQH
- a CDS encoding BadF/BadG/BcrA/BcrD ATPase family protein, with amino-acid sequence MPLDYFIAIDGGGTKTDTVLFDETGHILYRDVTTGCNALDIGRDQVKQLLLETIYRVSSRIECEITSIFGGIAGNCHSHGALYQFLRPRVAARSFAICDDTYSVISSVLGHRDGCGLVAGTGSSLFVRAGSKGCIHIGGWGYLIDTGGSGYDLGRDAIYMALRSVDGRGRKTVLNHLLEKELGCRVEDAISGIYAGGRPYIASLAHNVFEGRRMGDSVCGEIFDRGVQHLSELVETASQYYSGEYPVVLGGGLFSAYPEYVEALQRQVPAQARLLTTNMPVVYGAAVEALWSAGYPASEAFQRQFLLDYQNCEA
- a CDS encoding sulfatase-like hydrolase/transferase, with translation MSDKKQKKAPNILFLLTDDQRYGTIGALGNPEIQTPNMDRLVRNGTAFLQAHIPGGTASAVCMPSRAMINSGRTLFHLEESGRNIPPHDITLGQCFLNGGYHCVEIGKWHNGVESFSRSFDDGKHIFFGGMWDHWNVPVNDFKPDGAYNQEIHFTPNFSASSDAVLVRAEKIHAGVHSTDLFSGAAVEYLRGYSDEKPFFMYLSFLAPHDPRTMPEQFRSMYDPEKITLPPNYLEMPVVNCGWSNKGRDENTEAYPRRPEAIRQHIADYYAMISHIDWCIGHILDVLEERGILDDTIIVLTGDNGLAVGQHGLMGKQNIYEHSVRVPLVLCGPGIPKGETREQYVYLLDIYPTLCQLCGLEVPASVEGISFAPTFSDPDYVTRPELYLAFQSRIRGVMDGRYKLVEYRTEDLKLTQLFDLEQDPWERNNFYDIPGYEDITSRLRSRLFALRDAWDDESTLFGRQFWEQWRRYDEAALHGVPKPKGANMANQIKDWGTDSK
- a CDS encoding ABC transporter ATP-binding protein; the protein is MSEQIKVRVEHLTKSFGNLLVLDDISFDVKEGEFLCIVGPTGCGKTTFLNSLTKLYSIDQGRITLNGEAINPRRQNIAYIFQEYSTMEWLTVEENIGYGLRIKHIDKAEIQRRVQDVMEMVGLTKYARFYPGQLSASMLQRVVIARAFAVQPELLLMDEPYGQLDLQLKYHLEDELIRLWQKTHTTVIFITHNIEEAVYLSDRILVLTNKPTKIKQSLSNDLPRPRKVSEPEFIKLRNEVTDLIKWW
- a CDS encoding ABC transporter ATP-binding protein, whose protein sequence is MMDEKRRAVIECRHVSKTFYALSGDHLVVDDLNFNVYENEFVVLFGPGQCGKSTILNLISGLEPPTGGEILVSGERVDGPSPKRGMVYQTTNLFMWFTVMQNVEFGPKMQGVPKKERRERAQKYIDLVGLNGFEHQFPVRLSGGMQQRVGIARAYTNEPELICMDEPFGHLDAQTRYLMEEEVERISASERRTVVFVTNNAEEAIYLADRIILLHNCPTSVHKEYTVDLPRPRDYTSPAFLALREQITAEMDKTL